The Thermocrinis ruber genome has a window encoding:
- a CDS encoding cell division protein FtsQ/DivIB, with protein MAMKKEGKRRWVATLEITLALVWLIAMALAGFFFPGFLTSLPTFRIKEIHIYGANSISPSAISLSVYQVSKNNWLFLDSKRLLAKANELTNNSLESVKIERIPSLDGARVNVYVQERVPIAYVVHDNSLMMIDKQGELFYNPAIESKLPTIYTFSFDYVKKHYTNLNNLVESIKDMSFSINEVYVTDRNTIIYASGGRMVLPPLSQISPLVLDRIKKIYNKIGMGKMDVLITSENMAVIKEEK; from the coding sequence GTGGCTATGAAAAAGGAGGGGAAAAGAAGGTGGGTAGCCACCCTTGAGATTACATTAGCTTTAGTATGGCTAATTGCTATGGCACTTGCCGGTTTTTTCTTCCCTGGTTTTTTAACCTCCCTTCCAACGTTCAGAATAAAGGAAATTCATATATACGGTGCTAACAGCATTTCTCCTTCTGCCATTTCCTTAAGCGTTTATCAAGTTTCAAAAAACAACTGGCTTTTTTTGGACTCCAAAAGGCTTTTGGCAAAAGCCAACGAATTAACAAACAATTCTCTGGAGAGTGTAAAAATAGAAAGAATACCCTCTTTGGATGGTGCCCGTGTGAATGTTTATGTTCAGGAAAGGGTTCCCATAGCCTATGTGGTCCATGACAACAGCCTTATGATGATAGACAAGCAAGGAGAGCTCTTTTACAACCCAGCTATAGAAAGCAAGCTACCCACCATATACACATTTTCCTTTGACTATGTAAAGAAACATTACACCAATTTAAACAATTTAGTGGAGTCAATTAAAGACATGAGTTTTAGCATTAATGAAGTGTATGTTACCGATAGGAATACCATTATTTATGCATCGGGCGGGAGAATGGTCCTGCCCCCACTTAGCCAGATATCTCCGTTAGTTCTTGATAGGATAAAAAAGATTTATAATAAAATTGGGATGGGGAAAATGGATGTTCTTATAACTTCTGAAAATATGGCGGTGATAAAGGAGGAGAAATAA
- a CDS encoding LptF/LptG family permease gives MLYSFLSWKVVRLSLLISIVLSSLFLFIQLVQLDQVLFKTPFIESFTFLGLWFLYFVSYFLPSSFFVSSSWLIFELKESKKLSVLASFGIDPKVLFFKLFLVSSPLLFSVLLVGYFIRQEDVSYIRKLLVYKYYTEVVKTIPEKSFYTFGGITIRIEKREGDLLKSVFLKIDDFSVSAGQAQFKGDKLILKDGSLVFKKDDKYYLTKFKTYELTVSKLFVPEKKKRESYLLQVMNVVFAVLFAFLLFQIILRWINKHTKLYYTLGLILPIHHITLILLKTMLS, from the coding sequence ATGCTGTACAGCTTTCTAAGCTGGAAGGTGGTAAGGTTATCACTTTTAATAAGCATAGTTTTGTCTTCTCTCTTTTTATTCATTCAGCTTGTTCAATTAGATCAAGTTCTTTTTAAAACTCCCTTCATAGAATCTTTCACCTTTTTGGGTCTTTGGTTTTTGTATTTTGTTAGCTACTTCTTGCCATCCTCCTTTTTTGTTTCCTCCAGTTGGCTAATTTTTGAACTAAAAGAGTCTAAAAAATTGAGTGTTTTGGCTTCCTTTGGTATAGACCCAAAGGTTTTATTTTTTAAGCTTTTTTTGGTGTCTTCTCCTTTGCTTTTTTCTGTTTTGCTTGTAGGCTACTTCATAAGGCAAGAGGATGTGTCTTACATAAGAAAACTTCTTGTTTATAAGTATTACACGGAGGTTGTAAAAACAATACCTGAGAAGAGCTTTTACACCTTTGGCGGAATAACTATAAGAATTGAGAAGAGAGAAGGAGACCTTTTAAAGAGCGTTTTTCTCAAAATTGATGACTTTTCGGTAAGCGCAGGACAGGCTCAGTTTAAAGGTGATAAACTGATTTTAAAAGACGGTTCTTTGGTTTTTAAAAAGGACGATAAATACTATCTTACCAAGTTTAAGACTTACGAATTAACCGTATCAAAGCTCTTTGTTCCTGAGAAAAAAAAGAGAGAATCTTACCTTTTGCAAGTGATGAATGTAGTTTTTGCTGTTCTGTTTGCCTTTTTACTTTTTCAAATAATACTCCGGTGGATAAACAAACACACTAAGCTATACTACACCTTAGGTTTGATTTTGCCCATCCATCATATAACATTGATCCTTCTAAAAACCATGCTATCTTAG
- the rplM gene encoding 50S ribosomal protein L13, whose product MKTYRVRPEDVVRNWWLIDAEGKILGRLASEVAKLLRGKHKVYYQPDVDCGDFVVIINAEKIRVTGDKLEKKIYHFHTNYPGGHKERTLRWMLENKPEEVIRLAVKRMLPKNKLGHRMLKRLKIVVGPNHPYQAQKPQPLEVKA is encoded by the coding sequence ATGAAGACTTACAGGGTAAGACCTGAGGATGTGGTCAGAAACTGGTGGCTGATAGATGCAGAAGGCAAAATTCTTGGAAGGCTTGCCAGTGAGGTGGCAAAGCTTTTGAGGGGCAAGCACAAGGTCTATTATCAGCCGGATGTTGATTGTGGAGATTTTGTGGTGATAATAAACGCAGAGAAAATAAGGGTTACTGGCGACAAGCTAGAAAAGAAGATCTACCATTTCCACACCAACTATCCAGGCGGACACAAAGAGAGGACCCTACGGTGGATGTTGGAGAACAAGCCAGAGGAAGTGATAAGGCTTGCGGTTAAGCGTATGCTCCCTAAAAACAAATTGGGGCACAGAATGCTAAAAAGGCTTAAGATAGTGGTAGGACCTAACCATCCCTATCAAGCTCAAAAACCACAGCCCTTGGAGGTTAAAGCATGA
- the murD gene encoding UDP-N-acetylmuramoyl-L-alanine--D-glutamate ligase — MKRVLVWGLGVSGRSAIELLKSKGIEVYWGDDKDKVDFREFLGVVDTVVLSPGIPPSHPLWMEAQKKGIEVIGELELAWKFFEGRAIAITGTDGKSTTTRLTYLMLSSYFDNVGEGGNIGVPFSDIVLKNPKSLAVLEVSSFQGKTLNTFRPVGGVFLNFSPDHLDWHPTLEDYLHSKYNIFARQTEEDFIVLNEFQKEVAETPTRAQKIFIGQRDAFIKDGKAYLFGEPLFELEKLKLFGLHNAYNLLFASAIAKRMGVPTENIREVAYTFRGLPHRLEYVGEIRGVKVYNDSKATTPHALQSALESMPDGKVILIAGGKNKGFNFEELLPLVKKKTKACLLIGEAKEKMAKAWNEGYLCNGLEDAVEKAFELAKEGDIILFSPACASFDMFKDYKERGEAFKRLVLSYVEE, encoded by the coding sequence ATGAAAAGGGTCCTAGTTTGGGGCTTAGGAGTAAGCGGAAGGTCCGCCATTGAACTTTTAAAGAGTAAAGGTATTGAGGTTTATTGGGGTGATGATAAAGACAAGGTGGATTTTAGGGAGTTTTTGGGGGTTGTGGATACGGTGGTTCTATCACCGGGTATTCCCCCAAGCCATCCCCTTTGGATGGAAGCACAAAAAAAGGGCATAGAAGTTATCGGAGAGTTGGAGTTAGCATGGAAGTTCTTTGAGGGAAGGGCAATAGCCATCACGGGCACTGATGGGAAATCCACAACAACCAGGCTAACCTACCTTATGCTGAGCTCTTATTTTGACAACGTGGGAGAGGGTGGAAACATTGGCGTTCCCTTTTCGGATATAGTCTTAAAAAACCCAAAGAGCTTGGCGGTATTAGAGGTTTCTTCCTTTCAGGGTAAAACCTTAAACACCTTCCGCCCTGTGGGTGGAGTCTTTTTGAACTTCTCTCCAGACCACTTAGATTGGCATCCTACCCTAGAAGATTATCTCCATAGTAAATACAACATCTTTGCAAGGCAAACGGAAGAGGATTTTATAGTGCTAAACGAGTTCCAAAAGGAAGTGGCAGAAACACCCACAAGGGCGCAAAAGATTTTTATAGGACAGAGGGATGCCTTCATCAAGGATGGCAAAGCCTACCTTTTTGGGGAACCGCTCTTTGAGTTGGAAAAACTCAAGCTCTTTGGTCTTCATAACGCATACAATCTTCTGTTTGCCTCCGCCATAGCAAAGAGGATGGGGGTGCCCACAGAGAACATCCGGGAGGTTGCCTACACTTTCAGAGGACTTCCCCACCGTTTAGAGTATGTGGGAGAGATAAGGGGTGTAAAGGTTTATAACGACTCTAAGGCTACTACACCTCATGCCCTTCAGTCTGCCTTGGAAAGTATGCCCGATGGCAAGGTTATTCTCATCGCAGGAGGAAAGAATAAGGGATTTAACTTTGAGGAACTCCTACCGCTGGTTAAGAAAAAGACAAAGGCTTGCCTTTTGATAGGAGAGGCAAAGGAGAAAATGGCAAAGGCTTGGAACGAGGGTTATCTCTGCAACGGACTTGAGGATGCGGTAGAAAAGGCCTTTGAGTTGGCAAAGGAAGGGGACATTATCCTCTTTTCGCCCGCCTGTGCATCCTTTGATATGTTTAAGGATTATAAAGAGAGGGGAGAAGCCTTTAAAAGGCTCGTATTGAGCTATGTTGAGGAGTAG
- a CDS encoding inositol monophosphatase family protein, which translates to MNSEKFLQVAKEASLIGGLVLKEYFRKLLSNQVYFKGEKDVVSEADKKAEERIRDYILKHFPSHSVVGEEDGGSTFGEAVWYIDPLDGTKNFLCGFPIFGVSVGLVLEGKPVVGAVYLPYFNSLYYAGEGLGAYKDGKRIQVSTREEMRRMSVSYGFPSRAKRDLNLYWEIFKEVFEKVGSMRRPGAAAVDLCLLAEGVFDGLIEFELNPWDVVAGVVIVKEAGGIAELTKGLNNGTDVVAGTPNLFPYLWEVVKLKLGV; encoded by the coding sequence ATGAACTCAGAAAAATTTCTTCAGGTGGCAAAGGAAGCTTCTTTGATTGGCGGTCTAGTGCTAAAGGAGTACTTCCGCAAACTTCTATCTAACCAGGTTTATTTCAAGGGCGAAAAGGATGTGGTAAGCGAGGCAGACAAGAAAGCGGAGGAGAGAATAAGAGATTACATACTAAAGCACTTCCCCAGTCACTCGGTGGTAGGAGAGGAAGACGGAGGATCTACCTTTGGAGAGGCGGTCTGGTATATAGACCCCCTGGATGGCACAAAAAACTTTTTGTGTGGTTTTCCCATATTTGGTGTGTCGGTGGGTTTGGTGTTGGAAGGAAAACCCGTCGTGGGTGCGGTCTATCTCCCTTACTTTAACAGTCTCTATTATGCGGGAGAGGGGCTTGGTGCCTACAAAGATGGCAAAAGAATCCAGGTGAGCACAAGGGAAGAAATGCGAAGAATGTCTGTCTCTTATGGTTTTCCCTCCAGGGCAAAGAGGGATTTAAACCTTTACTGGGAGATCTTTAAGGAGGTTTTTGAAAAGGTAGGGTCTATGAGAAGACCGGGTGCGGCAGCAGTAGATCTGTGCCTTTTGGCGGAGGGAGTTTTTGACGGGCTTATTGAGTTTGAGTTGAACCCTTGGGACGTGGTTGCGGGAGTGGTTATCGTGAAAGAAGCTGGAGGTATAGCGGAGCTTACAAAGGGTTTAAACAACGGTACAGACGTTGTGGCGGGCACTCCAAACCTCTTTCCTTATCTATGGGAGGTGGTAAAATTAAAACTGGGAGTGTGA
- the ftsA gene encoding cell division protein FtsA produces the protein MKVVASLDLGTSKTVALLAEIDSYGDMHIIGVGEVPSKGIEKGQITRLDLAVASILKAMKEAQEMAGVKLTSVNLGISSPVLKSQNERDTINISPQPVEIDESQIERLLERATTRAKEEGYEIVSAIPRKFILDDQEGVLNPVGLLGSKLTAEVHLIKVGTSLLKNVEKAVLSSGLTIADRYPSILASAEAVLSQEEKEEGVLLLDMGAGLTDFILFAEGSPVLTGTVPMGGNSITKDIAHFMKINIEQAERIKIEHGFALADMVNESEKIKVKPRGEDREIMVGRKEVSEVIQIRLEEIADKVLEQINNQGINLSAINAGIVLTGGSSKLAGIKEFFERYTDLPVRIGSPTGVIGLRERVQDPAYATAVGLLKLKPQLVHGYSFNQNPESLGREGKVKLGSLLEKIKSFFKEVL, from the coding sequence ATGAAGGTTGTAGCTTCCTTAGACCTTGGCACCAGCAAAACCGTGGCCCTCCTTGCGGAGATAGACAGCTATGGGGATATGCACATTATAGGTGTAGGAGAGGTACCAAGCAAGGGTATAGAGAAGGGGCAAATAACACGGCTGGACCTGGCGGTTGCCTCTATACTAAAGGCTATGAAAGAAGCCCAAGAAATGGCTGGTGTCAAGTTAACCTCCGTAAACCTTGGAATATCCTCCCCTGTTCTAAAAAGTCAAAACGAAAGGGACACAATAAATATATCGCCACAGCCGGTAGAGATAGACGAAAGTCAAATAGAAAGGCTTTTAGAAAGGGCTACCACAAGGGCAAAGGAAGAAGGCTATGAAATAGTTAGTGCAATTCCAAGAAAGTTCATACTGGACGACCAGGAGGGAGTTCTAAATCCCGTAGGGCTTTTAGGTTCAAAGCTAACTGCGGAGGTGCACCTTATAAAGGTAGGCACAAGCCTTCTAAAAAACGTTGAAAAAGCTGTCCTCTCAAGTGGTTTGACCATAGCGGATAGATATCCTTCTATCCTTGCCAGTGCTGAAGCAGTTTTATCACAGGAAGAGAAGGAAGAGGGTGTGTTGCTCTTAGACATGGGAGCAGGACTTACGGACTTTATACTGTTTGCGGAAGGCTCCCCCGTGCTAACTGGTACAGTACCTATGGGTGGGAACAGCATAACCAAGGACATAGCCCACTTTATGAAAATAAACATAGAACAAGCGGAGAGGATAAAAATAGAACATGGCTTTGCCTTAGCGGACATGGTCAATGAGTCGGAAAAAATAAAGGTAAAACCAAGGGGAGAGGATAGAGAAATTATGGTAGGGAGAAAGGAAGTTTCTGAGGTTATACAGATAAGATTGGAGGAGATAGCGGACAAGGTTCTTGAACAGATAAACAATCAGGGAATAAATTTGTCCGCAATAAACGCAGGGATTGTTTTAACTGGCGGTTCCTCAAAGCTTGCGGGCATAAAAGAATTTTTCGAAAGATACACGGACCTACCTGTTAGGATAGGTAGTCCAACGGGTGTTATAGGTTTGAGGGAAAGAGTTCAGGATCCTGCTTACGCTACTGCAGTAGGCCTGCTCAAGCTAAAGCCCCAATTGGTGCATGGCTATTCTTTTAACCAGAATCCAGAAAGTTTGGGTAGGGAGGGTAAAGTTAAGCTTGGCTCTCTACTAGAAAAAATAAAATCCTTCTTTAAGGAGGTGCTGTGA
- the rpsI gene encoding 30S ribosomal protein S9, translated as MIKQLKDFKIGPDNAFYGTGRRKESIARVWLVKDTNKQIVKAKDSGKEFDLREYLQRETLYRKVMFPLKLTGLEDKFGIYATVEGGGISGQAEAIMYGIAKALLKYDPELRQTLKKAGLLTRDAREKERKKYGLMKARKGYRWSKR; from the coding sequence ATGATAAAGCAGTTAAAGGACTTTAAGATAGGTCCTGACAATGCCTTCTATGGTACCGGCAGGAGAAAGGAAAGCATAGCCCGGGTTTGGTTGGTCAAAGATACAAACAAACAAATAGTTAAGGCGAAGGACAGTGGCAAAGAGTTTGACCTGAGGGAGTATCTTCAGAGGGAGACCCTTTATAGAAAGGTAATGTTCCCTCTAAAGCTAACTGGTTTGGAGGATAAGTTTGGTATATATGCCACCGTTGAGGGTGGAGGTATATCTGGGCAAGCGGAAGCCATAATGTATGGAATCGCCAAAGCCCTTCTGAAATATGACCCAGAGCTCAGACAAACGCTAAAGAAGGCTGGTCTGTTGACACGGGACGCAAGGGAGAAGGAGCGCAAGAAGTATGGCTTGATGAAAGCAAGGAAAGGCTACAGGTGGAGCAAGAGATAA
- the ftsZ gene encoding cell division protein FtsZ, which yields MEVVNPTRIKVFGIGGGGSNAVNRMYLDGIEGVELFAINTDIQHLTSLSVPNKIQIGEKVTRGLGAGAKPEIGEQAALEDIDKIKEVLRNTDMLFLAVGLGGGTGTGAAPVIAETAKEMGILTVAVVTKPFNFEGQRRMQVALEGLEKLKEVVDTYIVINNQKLVEVAEKNFSIKDAFKMVDDVLSKAVRGITSIVVTPALINVDFADVRTVMERGGLALIGMGEGRKDIAIEQAIASPLLEGNTVAGARRLLVTLWVSEDVPFRDVEETISRIRESAHDDALIIFGAVLEKDKENFMRVAVVATDFENAVQQAQFRVVKKEQKPLQKVVPESTVEPVQPDIEELPAYLRRKKRI from the coding sequence ATGGAAGTAGTAAATCCAACGAGGATAAAGGTCTTTGGAATAGGAGGCGGTGGGTCCAATGCGGTAAATAGAATGTACTTGGATGGTATTGAGGGGGTGGAGCTTTTTGCAATCAATACGGATATACAACATCTTACTTCCCTCTCTGTACCCAACAAAATACAGATAGGAGAGAAGGTCACTCGGGGGTTGGGTGCAGGAGCAAAACCTGAGATAGGAGAGCAAGCAGCTTTGGAGGATATTGACAAGATAAAGGAGGTGCTAAGAAACACGGACATGCTATTTTTGGCGGTGGGCTTGGGTGGTGGAACTGGAACGGGCGCCGCGCCAGTAATCGCAGAAACAGCTAAGGAAATGGGTATTCTTACAGTGGCAGTAGTTACAAAGCCTTTTAACTTTGAGGGACAAAGACGCATGCAAGTCGCCCTGGAGGGTTTAGAAAAGCTGAAAGAGGTAGTTGACACATACATAGTCATAAATAACCAAAAATTGGTGGAGGTGGCAGAAAAGAACTTTAGCATAAAGGATGCCTTTAAGATGGTTGATGATGTACTTTCTAAGGCAGTTAGGGGTATAACCAGCATAGTGGTAACACCAGCTCTGATAAACGTAGATTTTGCGGATGTGCGTACTGTGATGGAGAGGGGAGGGCTAGCCCTTATAGGTATGGGTGAAGGAAGAAAAGATATTGCCATAGAACAAGCTATTGCCAGCCCACTTTTGGAAGGAAACACCGTCGCGGGGGCAAGAAGACTGCTGGTAACCCTCTGGGTAAGCGAGGACGTGCCTTTCAGAGATGTGGAGGAAACCATAAGCAGAATAAGAGAATCTGCTCATGATGATGCACTGATCATATTTGGCGCTGTATTAGAAAAGGATAAAGAAAACTTTATGCGCGTAGCAGTCGTGGCTACAGATTTTGAAAACGCAGTCCAGCAGGCGCAATTCCGCGTTGTCAAGAAGGAACAAAAGCCCCTCCAAAAGGTAGTTCCTGAGTCTACGGTGGAGCCCGTCCAACCTGATATAGAGGAGTTACCCGCTTATCTCCGTAGAAAAAAGAGAATCTAA
- a CDS encoding universal stress protein translates to MKFLVPVDFTDITNPLLKVAKFLALKHNASVILLHAVSPLIYLPYPESFGISPIDLSKLAELEAQSIESAKRRLEALRDFLAELSVEVVVDVGEPSEVILAKEDIADLIILGSHSKGLVERILVGSTSERVARYCHKPLLVLKGKAPESFKKVCLAHDLSKHAQSAFEFFLNLIPPEEDRKLTLLHVEETIELPMVDALTEGLVKKIEEEKINYLNSLLERAKEKGWKAELVVKKHSNTVDGILEFVKEGDYDLLVMGSRGLSGLKRVLLGSTSSQVLRRVEVPVLIHKGMPS, encoded by the coding sequence ATGAAATTTTTAGTTCCCGTGGATTTTACTGACATAACGAACCCTCTCTTGAAAGTAGCCAAATTCTTAGCCCTTAAACACAACGCCAGCGTGATCCTGCTGCACGCGGTATCTCCTCTTATCTACCTTCCATACCCTGAGAGCTTTGGAATTAGTCCCATTGACCTTTCCAAATTGGCAGAGTTAGAAGCCCAAAGCATTGAATCCGCCAAAAGGCGCCTTGAAGCCCTGAGGGATTTCTTAGCGGAACTGTCCGTGGAGGTGGTGGTGGATGTAGGAGAGCCGTCAGAGGTTATATTGGCAAAGGAAGATATAGCAGACCTTATAATCTTGGGAAGCCACAGCAAGGGCTTGGTGGAGAGGATTTTGGTAGGTTCTACTTCTGAGAGGGTGGCAAGGTATTGCCACAAGCCCCTTTTGGTCTTGAAGGGAAAAGCCCCAGAGAGCTTTAAAAAGGTATGCCTTGCCCACGACCTTTCAAAGCATGCCCAATCTGCCTTTGAATTTTTCCTTAACTTAATTCCGCCAGAGGAGGATAGAAAGCTGACCCTTTTGCATGTGGAGGAAACCATAGAACTGCCTATGGTGGACGCCCTAACGGAAGGGCTAGTCAAAAAGATAGAAGAGGAGAAAATTAATTATCTCAATTCCCTTTTGGAAAGGGCTAAGGAAAAGGGATGGAAGGCAGAGCTTGTGGTGAAAAAGCACAGTAATACCGTCGATGGCATATTGGAGTTTGTAAAGGAGGGCGATTACGACCTTTTGGTAATGGGCAGTAGAGGACTTTCGGGTCTCAAGCGTGTGCTACTTGGTAGCACATCCTCTCAGGTTCTCAGAAGGGTGGAAGTTCCTGTGCTAATCCATAAAGGTATGCCCTCATGA
- a CDS encoding tetratricopeptide repeat protein has protein sequence MKLLFFLSFFLYFAFAYNPYRDYVFCRYLQESKPQEALNFCLRALQKAPTPTLYVDTIRLLAVRKRFQEALVYAEKFKREYPQDKEPYLVLHSIYVLKGDRQRALEALEEGYRANPNSKEIMIFLADEYIRRNRLQDAKEVLERLANLAVDNPLPYYMLARIYLTEGKKEKAIEYLNKSLQIKKTFEAGFTTLGSIYEGEKEFSKAESLYLSVLKEEPTNRTALERLANLYTITGRFQDAKDVYKRLIDYYPEKGYKLRYVYLLIKTSDFREAEELARELYSQEPDNLDVALAYGVALEANKKTDQALKVYEKLLEQHPNNPKIMERLAVAYMDQKDYKRAEALVKRALELEPNNPDLNLLMANLLSEQEKNEEALPFVDKAIELNPRDYRGYFLKAIILDKLGRIVDAERNLREAIKLNPDDPELYNHLGYSLLLWYEDARLSEAEELILKALNKDPENPAYIDSYAWVLYYKGQYQRAYELLLKALEKEKEDPVIWEHIGDVLMKLNKKDQALDAYRKSWQLLEEGKRGEPGQKERLKKKLKP, from the coding sequence ATGAAGCTTTTGTTTTTTCTCTCTTTTTTTCTATACTTTGCCTTTGCCTATAATCCATACAGGGATTATGTCTTCTGCAGGTATCTGCAAGAGAGTAAGCCCCAAGAGGCACTCAACTTCTGCCTTAGGGCTCTGCAGAAGGCTCCCACTCCCACCTTGTATGTGGATACCATAAGGCTTTTGGCGGTACGGAAACGATTCCAAGAAGCCCTTGTTTATGCGGAAAAGTTTAAAAGGGAATATCCTCAAGATAAAGAGCCCTACTTGGTGCTTCACAGCATATATGTTCTCAAAGGAGACCGTCAAAGAGCATTGGAAGCTTTGGAGGAGGGCTACAGAGCTAATCCAAACTCCAAGGAGATCATGATTTTCTTGGCAGACGAATACATAAGGAGAAACCGCCTACAGGATGCAAAAGAAGTATTGGAAAGGTTAGCAAATTTGGCGGTTGATAATCCACTGCCCTACTATATGTTAGCTCGGATTTATCTGACTGAAGGTAAAAAGGAAAAGGCCATAGAGTATTTAAACAAGTCCCTGCAAATAAAAAAGACTTTTGAGGCAGGCTTTACCACCTTGGGAAGCATCTACGAAGGTGAAAAGGAGTTTTCAAAGGCTGAAAGTCTTTATTTGAGTGTGCTGAAGGAGGAACCCACCAACCGCACCGCCCTTGAAAGGCTTGCAAACCTTTACACAATAACCGGACGCTTTCAGGACGCTAAGGATGTTTATAAAAGACTCATTGACTACTACCCAGAAAAGGGCTACAAGCTAAGATACGTTTACCTTCTAATAAAAACTTCAGACTTCAGAGAGGCGGAGGAGCTGGCAAGGGAGCTTTACTCTCAAGAGCCCGATAACTTAGACGTAGCCCTTGCTTACGGCGTAGCCCTTGAAGCCAACAAAAAAACAGACCAAGCCTTAAAGGTTTATGAAAAGCTATTGGAACAGCACCCTAACAACCCCAAAATCATGGAAAGGCTCGCAGTTGCTTATATGGACCAGAAGGACTACAAGAGGGCTGAGGCTTTGGTTAAGAGGGCTTTAGAGTTAGAACCCAACAACCCAGACCTTAATCTGCTTATGGCAAACCTTCTAAGCGAACAGGAGAAGAACGAAGAAGCCTTGCCCTTTGTGGATAAGGCAATAGAGCTAAACCCCAGGGATTACAGAGGATACTTTTTGAAAGCTATCATCTTGGACAAGTTGGGAAGGATAGTAGATGCCGAAAGGAACCTAAGGGAAGCCATAAAGCTAAACCCCGATGACCCTGAGCTCTATAACCATCTTGGATACTCCCTCCTTTTGTGGTATGAGGATGCAAGGCTATCAGAGGCAGAAGAGCTCATACTAAAGGCCCTTAACAAGGACCCAGAAAATCCTGCATACATTGACAGCTACGCGTGGGTACTTTACTATAAAGGACAATACCAGAGGGCATACGAGCTTTTGCTAAAAGCCCTAGAAAAGGAAAAGGAAGACCCTGTAATATGGGAACACATAGGAGATGTTCTGATGAAGTTAAACAAAAAAGACCAAGCACTGGATGCTTACAGAAAGTCCTGGCAACTTTTGGAAGAGGGCAAAAGGGGTGAGCCGGGACAAAAAGAGAGACTAAAGAAAAAATTAAAGCCCTGA
- the argC gene encoding N-acetyl-gamma-glutamyl-phosphate reductase, with translation MEQEIIKVAIYGATGYTGVELLRLLQNHPKVKVSALISQSQAGKRLRDVFPFFYGELGNLTLTEEPKEDYEVAFLCLPHEGSLELVPKLLEEGKKVIDLSGAYRLKDPSLYPHYYSFEHKHPELLEKAVYGLPEIYRERIKGASLIANPGCYPTSVLLAIYPLLKEGIKIEKIVITSLSGVSGAGRKPVQHFHFPEMFGDFFAYSLEKHRHVPEMEGVIKDLYGINVPLRFSPIVVPTSRGMLSSVSVFCEKIEPRELYMETYREEPFVKVASEPPHTKWVVGTNLCFVYPLWDHRVGCLQVVSVIDNLGKGASSQAIQNFNLMMGFEETIGLNLSLNFP, from the coding sequence GTGGAGCAAGAGATAATCAAAGTTGCCATATACGGAGCCACCGGATACACCGGTGTAGAGCTTTTAAGACTACTTCAAAACCACCCTAAGGTAAAGGTTTCTGCCCTGATCTCTCAGTCCCAAGCTGGCAAAAGGCTAAGAGATGTCTTCCCTTTCTTTTACGGAGAACTTGGAAACTTAACACTTACAGAGGAACCAAAAGAGGACTATGAAGTAGCCTTTCTGTGCTTGCCCCACGAAGGTTCTTTGGAGTTGGTGCCCAAGCTTTTGGAAGAAGGTAAAAAGGTAATAGACCTCTCCGGTGCCTACAGGTTAAAGGATCCTTCCCTTTATCCCCACTATTATTCCTTTGAGCACAAACATCCAGAGCTTCTGGAAAAGGCAGTCTATGGCCTGCCAGAGATATACAGGGAGAGGATAAAAGGCGCAAGCTTGATCGCCAACCCAGGATGTTATCCTACCTCCGTGCTTTTGGCAATCTATCCACTTCTAAAGGAAGGTATAAAGATAGAAAAAATTGTCATCACCTCCCTTTCGGGTGTGTCTGGTGCAGGAAGAAAACCTGTACAGCATTTTCACTTTCCTGAAATGTTTGGCGACTTTTTTGCTTACTCTTTGGAAAAACACAGACATGTACCAGAGATGGAGGGGGTTATCAAGGACCTTTATGGAATAAATGTACCGTTGAGGTTTTCACCGATAGTTGTGCCTACCTCAAGGGGAATGCTTTCAAGTGTAAGCGTATTCTGCGAGAAGATAGAGCCAAGGGAACTTTACATGGAAACCTACAGAGAGGAACCCTTTGTGAAAGTTGCCTCTGAGCCACCCCACACGAAGTGGGTGGTTGGTACCAATCTTTGCTTTGTTTACCCCTTATGGGACCACCGAGTTGGTTGTTTGCAGGTGGTATCTGTTATTGATAACTTAGGCAAAGGTGCCTCCTCCCAGGCAATCCAGAACTTTAACTTAATGATGGGCTTTGAGGAAACTATTGGCTTGAACCTTAGCCTAAACTTTCCTTGA